The window TGGCTGAATGTTATCTCATGTAAAAGGAGTAATAAAAGCAGCATTCCCGTAGACACTCTTGAGAGATTCAACCATCTCACgttctattcttctttttctgctttgcttGCCCATACGGCTTGGAGATAAGGGGAACAACAAGAAATGGCAGGCACAATGACGACAATAATGGACTGTTCTCTTCCGGCAGCCGTGTGTGCTTTGTTCGAAGTAGATTGCTCAACGGGTACGGACTCACACAATACCTTTTTCAGACATTGAGGATCAAATACCTAACAAAGTATAGCCTTTTATATCTCTGTCTTCGCGTTTATCATCATCCCATTATGCACAGTCTTGTACTTGACAACGCATAGACACAGATGTACGATAAACTTCATCACATCATTAGCTTCAACTCACCTAACATATATCCAGCCTCCATAGAAGGCTTCGAAGACTACCAGTGCGAGCAAAACATTCTTCTCGCAACTTTATTGCTCTTGGAAGTCTACAACTTTGCCAATCTAGCATTGTTCGAGCCAATGCTAGCGCTATGCATGCTCCCAGTAATCTCCGCAGATATATTCATGATGGCGCTTGTGTGCAGCTGCATGTTGTTGCACCACATGATGTTTGAACCTTTCCCACGACAGCTTTTCTTAGTCCGTCTGCTTCTTCCAGAAGATATTTTCGAAGAGCTACAATGCGATAGTAGCGAACAGACAGACGATGGGGAAGAACCGGAATGGGAAAGCGATTGCACCACCGTATGCGGCGATGAAATGGAGTATGAACAAACGGACTACGGTGGTGAAACTGAGCCGCTGCTACGCGAGTGGATGGCAGAGCAACCGCTGTTGTCAGATAGCATAAGCCAAAtaggtgatgatgacgatggtgatgatgatgattcgTCATTTTCAACATCTTCAACTGTGAATAACGAATTCATCACACAATGGTCAGGCTCTAGTGACAGCGACTATGACAGCGACAGCTCTATCTCACTTAACATCAGCTACAGTGGTGATTAGACGATTAGACTGCTTTGTTGCAGGTCTTCATTATTGGGAAAGCCAGCGTTGGCGTACGGTTTGAAAACGGTTTGGCAAAAAGCATAGATATTACTTTGATACCCCTATAGACTATATTAGACTAAAATAAGCTGAAAACGCTGTAAAATAGGTCCACATGAATAATTACAAAAAGCGATGCATAGACTGTATGATGCTCTCTAAGCCACCTTGGAGACGTACGCATGGACACATCTATTGAACACTAGATAGACCCTACGATTTTCTGATCTACCTAATCtctttaagtaaaaaaaaaaaaaaaaaaaagaaaaaaatatgccTTGTATTGTGCCTAATTGCCTTATTCTGGGAATAGCCCTTGTCTTAGAGGCCATTCTGCCCACACATCGGCAAACTTATTCACGAAGCTAGCTTTTTACACCGCTCATCTACTGCCACCAGATCAACTCCATATTTGAGGCTTTGCTATTATTCCCACGGAATGCTGACTGACGCGTATCACTGCCCTTTGACACAAAAAAAGGGTGGGcgtaaaaaaaatctcattcGACATTCTCCATAGATGTAAGAGACTTTTgtaaccccccccccccttctttaaATCAAGATGGTGCATATACATTGTGAAGCCGTACCTACTGAACAAAACTgcatatacttttttttactttgtGATAAGTAATAGCAGATTATGAAATGCGTAACGcggaagtaaaaaaaaaaaattaagatgGACATACATACATTATGCGCCGACAAACTAGTTTCGTATATTGGTGGGTTTTAATTAAGTAGTCAAGTATACGAGGCACTTTACGAGGCGGATTTTCAGTTTTCAGCGATTTCCCAGACTACGTATTTTGACCaaccaaaaaataaaaaaaaaaaagaggaggggagagagaaagaaactaGAAAAACgattgaagaaaagatatTCTATTCTCCATCTTCGTATTCAAAAATAGCTTGGATCGACAAATGGGTTGTCGAATACGGCATATGCAGGGTAAGTGGCCAGCTTGCTCAACCACAAATAACCTCCTGCTACGTAAATATGGATCTCCCGGTACGAGGGGACAATACATGAGGTTGTTTTATACACGGTTGTTTcgaataaagatattaaaggCGATAGAttgcagcaaaaaaaatgttGAGACGGTCCTTGGTCTATAGGGTACAAGCTGAGATGAATAAATTTCACTAAATCCACACATCTTAATTATCACGACTATACTAAGCTCATCAACCCCCTCACCAGGAGCAAAGGGAGCTTGTCTATAAATGCCTGTCCCTCTATACATCTatcaaaaaagcaaataaaagcCCACCCAAACACAAGAAAGCTAATCCCAATCACCTCCTCCCCAGATCAACCTTCTTCACAAGCACCatatcctcatcctcatcgccctTTGCCATGCCATCAACCCCGAAAAACGGCCCAACCGCAAACTTAACCACCCCTCTCCAGAATCCTTCCACAATCTCCTTCAAGTCCCCCCCTGTCTGCTTAAAGTCCGGGAATGCATTaatctccagcagccaagcctcACCCCCCTCATCAACCAGGAAATCCAGCCCAAACACCTCAAACGCATTCGGCAGCGTCTGGAAGTGAATTGGCATggccctcgccgccgcctcaaACACCTCTCCTGTCGTCTCGCAAATCTGCCCAAACACCTTGTCCAGCACAGCCGTCTTCTCCAGGGGCAGGTTCCAGAATCGCTGCACTGTGTTCTCGT is drawn from Trichoderma asperellum chromosome 4, complete sequence and contains these coding sequences:
- a CDS encoding uncharacterized protein (TransMembrane:1 (o55-80i)), with product MYDKLHHIISFNSPNIYPASIEGFEDYQCEQNILLATLLLLEVYNFANLALFEPMLALCMLPVISADIFMMALVCSCMLLHHMMFEPFPRQLFLVRLLLPEDIFEELQCDSSEQTDDGEEPEWESDCTTVCGDEMEYEQTDYGGETEPLLREWMAEQPLLSDSISQIGDDDDGDDDDSSFSTSSTVNNEFITQWSGSSDSDYDSDSSISLNISYSGD